The following proteins are co-located in the Camelina sativa cultivar DH55 chromosome 12, Cs, whole genome shotgun sequence genome:
- the LOC104729922 gene encoding non-specific lipid-transfer protein 11, which translates to MGNITTATRTVLLLVITIIMAIAYHGEAIACPQVNMYLAQCLPYLKAGGTPSPMCCNGLNSLKAAAPAKADRQVACNCLKSVANTIPGINDDYAKQLPAKCGVNLGVPFSKTVDCNSIN; encoded by the exons atggggaacATTACTACTGCAACCCGAACAGTGTTACTGCTTGTCATTACAATTATAATGGCGATTGCGTATCATGGAGAAGCCATAGCATGTCCGCAGGTAAATATGTACTTAGCACAATGTTTGCCTTATCTAAAAGCTGGAGGAACTCCTTCGCCAATGTGCTGCAACGGACTTAATAGTCTAAAAGCTGCTGCTCCTGCCAAAGCCGATAGACAAGTAGCTTGCAATTGCTTGAAGAGTGTAGCTAATACAATCCCTGGTATTAATGATGATTATGCCAAACAACTACCTGCTAAATGTGGTGTTAATTTGGGGGTCCCTTTCTCTAAGACTGTGGACTGTAACAG CATAAACTGA
- the LOC104729926 gene encoding protein TIC 22, chloroplastic isoform X2 codes for MESSVKPNPFLSFSSFLHHHCTRLSSDLSARIEDTKRFAETLASRRFSPPPFASVSQSKSGTPTTLNPSLVAKALAGTSVFTVSNTNNEFVLISDPTGDKSIGLLCFRQEDAEAFLAQARLRRRELKTNAKVVPITLDQVYLLKVEGISFRFLPDPIQIKNALELKSSGNKNGFDGVPVFQSELLVVRKKNRRYFPVYFSKEDIERELSKYTRASRGDQQIMVGSLEDVLRKMESEKNSGWEDVIFIPPGRSYAQHMQEVIKE; via the exons ATGGAGTCATCAGTAAAACCCAATCCGTtcctctccttctcctctttccTACACCACCACTGTACACGACTCAGCTCCGACCTCTCCGCCCGAATCGAAGACACCAAACGATTCGCCGAAACCCTAGCTTCTCGACGTTTCTCTCCGCCACCGTTCGCCTCCGTCTCGCAATCCAAGTCTGGAACCCCGACGACGTTGAATCCATCTCTCGTTGCTAAAGCTCTCGCTGGCACGTCGGTGTTCACTGTCAGTAACACCAACAACGAATTCGTTCTTATCTCGGATCCTACCGGCGACAAGTCTAttggtttgctctgttttagACAAGAGGATGCTGAAGCTTTTCTTGCTCAG gcgCGACTTCGGAGAAGAGAATTGAAAACCAATGCGAAGGTTGTTCCCATTACTCTTGACCAG GTGTACTTGTTAAAAGTTGAAGGAATTTCATTTCGTTTCTTGCCAGATCCAATCCAAATAAAGAATGCATTGGAG CTCAAATCCTCAGGTAATAAGAATGGGTTTGATGGAGTTCCTGTTTTCCAG TCTGAGCTTCTTGTTGTGAGGAAAAAGAATAGACGTTACTTCCCTGTATATTTCAGTAAG GAAGATATAGAGAGGGAACTTTCCAAATATACGAGAGCATCAAGAGGAGATCAACAAATTATG GTTGGGAGCCTGGAAGATGTATTGAGGAAAATGGAG AGCGAGAAGAATTCAGGTTGGGAAGATGTAATATTCATTCCGCCGGGAAGAAGTTATGCACAACACATGCAGGAGGTGATCAAGGAGTAG
- the LOC104729926 gene encoding protein TIC 22, chloroplastic isoform X1: protein MESSVKPNPFLSFSSFLHHHCTRLSSDLSARIEDTKRFAETLASRRFSPPPFASVSQSKSGTPTTLNPSLVAKALAGTSVFTVSNTNNEFVLISDPTGDKSIGLLCFRQEDAEAFLAQARLRRRELKTNAKVVPITLDQVYLLKVEGISFRFLPDPIQIKNALELKSSGNKNGFDGVPVFQSELLVVRKKNRRYFPVYFSKEDIERELSKYTRASRGDQQIMVGSLEDVLRKMERSEKNSGWEDVIFIPPGRSYAQHMQEVIKE, encoded by the exons ATGGAGTCATCAGTAAAACCCAATCCGTtcctctccttctcctctttccTACACCACCACTGTACACGACTCAGCTCCGACCTCTCCGCCCGAATCGAAGACACCAAACGATTCGCCGAAACCCTAGCTTCTCGACGTTTCTCTCCGCCACCGTTCGCCTCCGTCTCGCAATCCAAGTCTGGAACCCCGACGACGTTGAATCCATCTCTCGTTGCTAAAGCTCTCGCTGGCACGTCGGTGTTCACTGTCAGTAACACCAACAACGAATTCGTTCTTATCTCGGATCCTACCGGCGACAAGTCTAttggtttgctctgttttagACAAGAGGATGCTGAAGCTTTTCTTGCTCAG gcgCGACTTCGGAGAAGAGAATTGAAAACCAATGCGAAGGTTGTTCCCATTACTCTTGACCAG GTGTACTTGTTAAAAGTTGAAGGAATTTCATTTCGTTTCTTGCCAGATCCAATCCAAATAAAGAATGCATTGGAG CTCAAATCCTCAGGTAATAAGAATGGGTTTGATGGAGTTCCTGTTTTCCAG TCTGAGCTTCTTGTTGTGAGGAAAAAGAATAGACGTTACTTCCCTGTATATTTCAGTAAG GAAGATATAGAGAGGGAACTTTCCAAATATACGAGAGCATCAAGAGGAGATCAACAAATTATG GTTGGGAGCCTGGAAGATGTATTGAGGAAAATGGAG AGGAGCGAGAAGAATTCAGGTTGGGAAGATGTAATATTCATTCCGCCGGGAAGAAGTTATGCACAACACATGCAGGAGGTGATCAAGGAGTAG